The window AAAAAAAATAGATGAAATTAGCATCAGTAGTTTTACTATTAATATTAGGTTTAGGTACTCTAGAGGGTCATGCACAACAAGACCCGCAGTATACTCAGTATATGTACAACATGAACATTGTTAATCCGGCTTATGCGGGTT is drawn from Aureibaculum sp. 2308TA14-22 and contains these coding sequences:
- a CDS encoding type IX secretion system membrane protein PorP/SprF codes for the protein MKLASVVLLLILGLGTLEGHAQQDPQYTQYMYNMNIVNPAYAG